Below is a genomic region from Flammeovirgaceae bacterium SG7u.111.
TCCTGAATAAAAAGCTAGATTGGCCTTTGAGCCGCCCCAAGAAAACCCAACCTTATTTACATTTAAATTATCGCTTGCAAAACCATCGACATCAATTACGGTGGAGCGGCAAGCCTTGTAATTACCCTCACTATCCTGCTCCAACCCTATTTTCAACTCATTAATTTCTGGAGCGGTTTCATCACCTTTCAAATCGAAAAAGCGCTTGACTGTATCGGGATTACCTCCTTCATCAAACCCATAAACAGTGATAAGGTACGTGCCTAGCTCTTTGTACTCAGGGACTACAATCTCAAAAGAAGGTTCAACCCTTCTACCTGAAATCTCAAAAGTATCTATATGACTCCAAGCAGCTTCAGTAGCTGTTTCGATTGGAAATTTATTGATCAAGAGGCTTCCGCTATCTAGTCCATTATTATCAAGAAAAATCACAGAAAACTTGATTGTATCTTGGTAAAAGTATGTTCCGGCTATATCTAAGCCCTGCACCTTCGGATTGATTTTGTCCTCAATCGGAATGCAGCCATAAACCAGGATAACTGACACAAAAAGTATTAATAATCTCCTCATTGTATTGATGTAGCGCGCTAAATTAAAATGCTACTATCACAACGAGTTAATAACAGGATTAAGGTATGGGGGACAAACTAAAAAGCTTCAAATGAAGTGTTTTTCTTAGAATTTTGAGGGTTAATAGCTAATTTAACCTCTAAAATATCAGACAATGAACAACCATCAAACAACCTCTTGGATATTATCGAAGAAAAAAGATTTATTAATCCTTTTTCTACCCGTATGGGCTTGCTGGGTTGTTTGTTTCAACCTGCCTACAGATATTTTACAAATGGAATTACCCTTATGGTTTTGGGTAGTAATCATTTTAGGAATTGATGTTAGCCATGTCTGGAGCACTATTTTCAGGACATATCTCGATAAAGAAGAATTTTCCAACCACCGCAAGCTCCTTACGCTGACTCCTCTTGTTTGCTTTGCCCTTCTGTTCGGAATTGCCAGTGTTTCCTCTTTTTGGTTTTGGAGAATATTAGCCTATCTAGCCCTATTCCACTTCATAAAGCAACAATATGGTTTTATGAAAATCTATCAGATGAAAAATAGGAACAGCCAAATGGGCAAATATTTCAAGGATTCACATGTGATTTATTTTTCCATGCTGTACCCCGTTTTTTATTGGCATATCAACAGCAACAGAGGATTTAACTGGTTTGTAGACGGAGACTTTTTTGCGATTGGGGAATTGATCAACAACTGGGTTTTGGTTGTTCCAACACTCAATTTAATCGGGAATACACTCTATTGGTTGGTTTTAATAGGCTGGCTTACAGAGCAATTTTTAATAAACAAAAAGAATGACTTTCCTTGGGCAAAGGCTTTGTGGGTAATCACCACGGGGGTCAATTGGTACTTGGGAATTGTTTATTTCAATTCAGATATCGCCTTTACCCTAACCAATGTAGTCGCCCATGGCATACCTTACATGGCTTTGGTGTTCTTTTATGTAGAGAAAAAAAAGGTGATTACTGGCAATGAAGAAAGGAAAAAGGCGAATAACGGGCTTATCAATATCGCCTTTATGTTTATAATTGTCTTGCTTTTGGCTTTAGGGGAAGAATATTTTTGGGATATGTTCTTGTACAGGGAAAAAACAGCATTTTTTGAAGCTTGGTCAAGTTACCCGTTACCCGTTTTGAAGAGCCCTTGGGTACAGGCTGCTGCGCTTGCATTACTTTCCTTGCCCCAAGTTTCCCATTATGTAATCGATGGGTTTATTTGGAAAAACAGCCCCCGAAATCCATACCTAAGAAAAGTCTTATCATAACTCTTCCAAAATAGTATTAAAAGAAACATGCCTTTCCTTAAACTTCGTGTAGTGCCATTGGATTAAGCGCTCGGCATGGTCTTGCAAGAATACATTGAGCCTTGTAAGGTTTTCGCAGCGTAATTGGAGGGCAAAAGTGGTTCCCGTATTGTTCTCCTCTTCGTTTATCAACCGCATCAACTTATAGTCCACAAACACGCCTGTCTGCATCACTTTCGGGATAAAATATTGTTGCATCCACCCAAGCCATTCTTCTTTCGACGGTTTTTCAATATTGACGGTAAAATTATATACTATCATAGCTATCCTTTTTAGGTATAAAAAAACTGTAGGTCGAATTTTTGACCTACAGTTCCATTACAAATATATTTTTAAAATGATTCTAATCTTGCCCAAACTAAATTTAGTTCGAAACTTTAAACCATTTCATCAATAGCTTTTTAAAATTTGGAGAAACTCTTTCAAGTTTCATTTTTTGGCGATGGCTAATATTCTCGAGCCTTTTGGGGTTCAAATAATTCCTCAAGATAATCAAACTAACACCCACGTTCGATACCATGCACAAAAACGAAAGCGTCAACCCATAGATACCTGCCAAGGAATAAGAAAACATCAAGCCTGAAAGTACAAAAAACAGAGGCAGCAAGGCTAGAACTCCGTTGATCACAAACCTCAAAGAGATATTTACGATCAATCCTTTAAATGGCTTATTCAGCAAAAAATCAATGTACTTTTGAGCTAAATATGAATATGCCTTTACTGCTTTTCCCGATACCAAACCTACTAATATTCCTACCTGCATTGCCATCAGTACTTGAAGAGCCGTGAATTCCACTCCTTCGTTTAACCAGTTGAAGGGCAAAAAATAAGGAACAAGTTTGATAGCGGCATAAATAAGCAAGGCACTTGATATCACACTTACAAAAGGCTTTATGTATTCGCTTTTGTTGATATTCAGTTCGAAGAAAATAGCACCCAAATAAGTAATCATTAAGCTTACAAGGGCAAAAACCAAGGGAAGTAAAATAGCTCCTTGATACTGTAACGGTGATGCGGTTTCGGGTAATTGGAGGTACGAAAGCCCTAAATAAATAGTAGCAATCAACGCTCCACTAAAAGCATCATACCTATCCGGATCAAGCTGATAATTGATATGAAGGTCTTTGATTTTAAATCCAAAAACCTCGTAAACCAATGTAGCTAAAGCAGATCCTGCTAAAAATGAAAACAGGAGATAATTCAGCAAAAATACGTTCCAATAGGTTACTCCAGCATTGAGGAACAATACCGTGAAGGCTAATATTGAGACAAAAAGCATCCCAAGGCTATAGCCCGGCCGTGGCGCAAATAAAACTCCCACCCACTTATGGATTTGCCCTTTTTTTGTTTTTAAGAGAATTAAATTCCCCAGCAACCTAACCAAAAACATCTGACTAAAACCTACTAATGCCCCATACTGTATCAGTTGGGTACCGGTGGCATTGAAGTAAGATTTAGTGATGTAGATAGTCGTGAGAGCAAAGAATAATATAAGTACGGGTTTGTACTGGTTCGAGAAAAAAGTATTGATTTTCTCTTTTGATTTTTGATTGAGCATTACGTCAATTTCGTGGATAACTCGTATTCTAACTGCAACGTTATTAAAAAAATTCCCAACTAGCCCAATAAACCCTCCTAACTAACGTTAATTCACGCTTAACAGCTCAAAAATCACGATTAATTACAATCTTGGCATCAGATAGTTATATAAATCTACCATTGCCTCTATGTCTTTTTTCTTTACAATCTCGTCTGGCGTATGCACATTATCTTCGGGCGCACCTATAAAACACCAGTCGAAGGGATAAGGAGATTTGAGCAATTGGTTACCATCGCTCCCTCCAGCATCTTCTACTTCTAGCTGAAATGGAATACCTGATTCTTCAGCAAGACCTATAATCTTTTCAAGATACGACCTTCTTGGAAGCCCACTGTCCCTCATCGAAATCACGACTCCTTTTCCTGGGCGAACCCCATCTGTCACCCAAGTAATGTCGGAAATTAGTGCTTGCTTCACACCGTAGTTTTCATAAATATATTTTCCGAGGTACA
It encodes:
- a CDS encoding DUF4286 family protein, with amino-acid sequence MIVYNFTVNIEKPSKEEWLGWMQQYFIPKVMQTGVFVDYKLMRLINEEENNTGTTFALQLRCENLTRLNVFLQDHAERLIQWHYTKFKERHVSFNTILEEL
- a CDS encoding sodium/proton-translocating pyrophosphatase; translation: MLNQKSKEKINTFFSNQYKPVLILFFALTTIYITKSYFNATGTQLIQYGALVGFSQMFLVRLLGNLILLKTKKGQIHKWVGVLFAPRPGYSLGMLFVSILAFTVLFLNAGVTYWNVFLLNYLLFSFLAGSALATLVYEVFGFKIKDLHINYQLDPDRYDAFSGALIATIYLGLSYLQLPETASPLQYQGAILLPLVFALVSLMITYLGAIFFELNINKSEYIKPFVSVISSALLIYAAIKLVPYFLPFNWLNEGVEFTALQVLMAMQVGILVGLVSGKAVKAYSYLAQKYIDFLLNKPFKGLIVNISLRFVINGVLALLPLFFVLSGLMFSYSLAGIYGLTLSFLCMVSNVGVSLIILRNYLNPKRLENISHRQKMKLERVSPNFKKLLMKWFKVSN